tggggcctctgcccctaccggATCTCGCAAACAAGGGTACCATTATCTGAGCATCCTGCCCTACAACACTCTCGCCTCATATATCACCTCATGCATCCTCTATAGCAAGGTCCCTCCCTAccgcctgagcgtaggtagaaatctcatggaCTGGAGCGATCCTAACTCTCTAGGCCACCCCAGGGTTCAATCCTCGAATGAATCATTCTTTCTGGACTACATctattggtaccaaatcaaaagcgaacttggccaacccatcaaattcattgacatactctgtcactgtttTACTGCCTTGACCCAAATTCATAAACTCACTGGTCTTCACAATTTGGGCCCCGTCACAATAGTATCTCTCGTTAAAAAATTGTCTTAATTCCTCCAAACTCATCATAACAACATTCCAGgtctgggatacaacttcccaccatgTTTGGGCATCCTCCCACAGCATTTacatggcacaagccactctatcattgcctaccgCTTCTATTTAGTCAaagatggagctaatcatgcccatccactattcAGCTCTGAACGGATCTAAGTCCCCTTcgaaaactggaggataatgcttctggaatctttcatacaacaGTTCCCATCTTTTTCCACCCTCACGTTGAACCAGAATTGATGCCATATTCGTCGAAACATACTGATAAGTGAATTTTATattcacttattagtgtcattttatatctaatATTGTAGGTGTCTAGgttgttttgtttggttttacACTTGTGTTGTATGTGTAGGGTCCAAGGAGAAGTGGTGCGAAGTTCGTACAAAACAAGAGTGAAacagagaaaaaaaattaaaaaattgtgaAATAGGGCTGTAACACCTTGTTTTAGCGCTGCAGCCCGTCCTAAAGAAGCAGCATTCCAAAATTTGCCCAGGCGCTGCAGCGCCATCACCAGGCGTTGCAGCGCCTGCCTGTTACAGAGAGCATGTATTTGGCCTTCCAGTGTTCGAGGGGCAACATTGCCTGGATCCGTACGAAAAGTTTAAGTTATGAATTTTGAAGGGCCAAAGAGGTCTTTTTGAAGGGATATAAAAGGAAAAGCATAATTAGGGTTCTAATGATGTTTTGGAGGAGATTAGACCTGGGGATTACATGCTTGGAAAGGAAAAAGGAGGCTAGAATTCATCAACATCACCATCATTACATCTAGTTTCTTTCTTCCaccttttattttagtttttaattatgaacaactacatTGCGATTGTGTTTAAGTTTGTAATGCAAAACTAAACTCCTTTTGTGCTAGAGTATTAGATGGatctattttgattattgaattaaGGTTTTTATTGTTATCTTTATGAAGTTCTTCTtgtttgttcatatcttcttgatttaattttctcatattaatgtttggccatcattattgtgaattgagATCTAGGATTTATACTTGAGAAAGATAAACTTAGATTGGACATAGgaagatttgacatagagtgattgtgagattgagagattccttgaactctatgaatttggCTTAGAAGACTTTTTGCTTAATGActtcttgattaattaatagcgaatagagatatcatattgattaattgagattaattgcatatatgcttgagaaagatagatgcattatattagaattctagaaattacaaatgaggagaactaattaggataataaagaaaccatgttcataattaaatagtgaaatcattactctagtacatttatcttttatctaatcactttccaagatcattcgcgtccattatttttctatttcattttctttattttattgtttgagttatttgttgaattttttaattaaaattatagacttaaaAGTTATAGTAATTggtgaattaaatatttaatccatgtgggttcgacatcctttaaattaaaactatattgTAATACACTGTACACTTGCGGTAGAAAAATAtatatcaagtttttggcgccgttgctggggattaaaattaattttactaatattgaaactttaagtcttgattttaaattagattttaatttgttttgttACTAACGTTATAGATTGTGCCTGTATTCTTAGTATATGCGAAGGAATAGGAGTCCTACACATGTTGAGCCTCTGAATCCTGAAATTGAGCACACACTCTATCAGCTGAGAACTAAGAAGAGGACTGAAGAGCATAATATGGACAACAATTGGGTGAACAACAACGGTGACAATGGCATTAATAATAATCAACCAGCAGCTAGTGGGGCTCCACTTAATCCAGCGCAACGAGCAGTGCGTGACTTTTGCATGCCCGTTGTGAATGAAAATCTCATAGGAATCGCAAATCCAGCCATTGGTGCCAACAACTTTGAACTGAAACCTGCACTAATCAATAGGGTGCAGCAAAATCAGTTTTGGGGTTTAGCTACTGAAGACCCTAACATTCACTTGGCCATATTTCTGGAGGTATGTGCCACAGTGAAGATGAATGGCATTACTGATGATGCCATCAGATTGCgtctcttccctttctccttgaggGATAGAGCCAGGAGTTAGTTGCAATCTTTGTAGCCTGGAAAAATTACAACATGGGATGAGATGGCAAGAAAGTTCCTGATTAAGTTCTTCCCTCCTTCCAAGTCAACCCAATTACGCAGTGATATTGGGCAATTTCGACAGTTAGAGCAAGAACCATTCTATGAGGCTTGGGAAAGGTTTAAGGACTTATTACAACGTTGCTCAAAGCATGGTTATCAAAATTGGATGCAAGTTCAGATTTTTTATAAAGGGTTAAATGCTCCAACACGAACAATAGTTGATGCTGCTGCTGGGGGTACACTATTAGCCAAGACAGCTGATGAAGCCTTCACTTTAATGGAAGAAATGGCTACCAACAGTTATCAGTGGCCCAATGAGAGGTCAGACCCAAGGAAAGTTGCTGGGTTATATGAAGTTGATCAGAAGACAGCCATGTATGCCCAAATTGCTGCTTTACAAACCCAAATGGTTGCTCTGTCAGCGCAAAATAATCCAACGGTTATGCAGAGAGTAGCAGCGGCTACTACAATGCAGAGGCAAGATATGAGTCCAGAACAAGCTCAGTTTATGGCAAACTGCTCCTTCACCAATAACTACAGAAGCAACAACATGCCTAATTATTATCATCCAGGATTGCGCAACCATGAAAATTTCTCTTATGCTAATAACAAAAATGTACTGCAACCACCTCCGGGATTCAATTCTCAACAGCAACAAGAGAAAAAGCAATCATTGGAAGGCATTTTGGGCACTTTTATTATGGAGTCTAACAAGATGTTTGGAAAAAATGAAGCAAGACTCGACAATATAgaaacccatatgactaacatggGTGCttcaatgaagaaaattgagatTCAAGTGGGCCAATTAGCTATTGCTGTGAATTCTAATCAGAAGGGAAGTTTTCCTAGTGACACTGTGGTAAATCCAAAGGAATCATGCCAAGTAGTTTCTTTGAGAAGTGGTAAGGTGCTTGATGAGGGTAATGTTCAAGAATGTTCAAAGGAGAAAGTTGAGCCAGTGGTACGAGAGGTAGACAAGGAAGAGCAAGCCAAGAAGCAGAGTGGAAGTGACAAGACTGGCATGAAGAAAgatagccttccaatgtatcaacCTCCCATTCCTTACCCTCAACGGTTTCAGAAGAAGAAATTAGATGAACAGTTTGCAAAGTTTCTAGAAATCTTCAAAagaattcacataaacattccaTTTGCAGATGCTCTTGAGCAAATGCCCAATTATGTGAAGTTCATGAAAGAAGTCATgtcaaagaaaagaagattagcaGACTTTGAAACTGTGAAGCTAACAGAAGAATGCAGCGCCATCTTACAGAAAAAGTTGCCTCAAAAGGTGAAAGACCCTGATAGCTTTACTATACCCTTCATTATTGGAGGGTCATCCTTTGACAAGGCATTATGTGATCTTGGAGCGAGTATTAATTTGATGCCACTTTCAGTTTTTAAAAAGTTGGGGGTAGGAGAGGTGAGGCCCACAACCATTACTCTTCAATTAGCAGATCGATCATCCTAGGGGAGTGATTGAAGACGTATTGGTTAAGGTGGACAAATTTATTTTTCCCGCTGATTTCGTGGTATTGGATATGGAGGAGGACCATGAAATCCCCATTATTCTTGGTCGTCCATTCTTGGCTACTGGAAGAGCTCTTATTGATGTACAAGGTGGTCATCTGACACTGAGGGTTAATAATGAAGAGGTTAAATTCAACATATATAAAGCACTAAAGCAGCATGACAACACAAGCACATGTCACCGTGTGGATTCTATTGAGGTAGTAGTAGAAGAGACAATGAGAAAAGAATTATGTGCTGATCCTTTACAACATTGTCTTAATTCTAGTATTACTCAATCTGATTTTGAGAAGGTGAATGGTGAGTTTGTGGGTGATGAAGTGGTTGAATGTGTGATGGCTCTTAGTGCTATTCCTAGTGCTAGTGGTATTCATGTTGAAGAAACTCTTTGTCAAGTTAAAGAAGGTGAAGTTGAGAAGGAAGTAGTGGGTAAGCAAGATTTGAAACAACTCCCAGATCATTTGCGTTATGAGTATCTAGGAGAGAATTTCACTTGCCCAGTGATCATTTCATCAAAACTCTCAGAATGTGAAACTGAAAAATTGCTAAGGGTTTTGAGGAAATATAAATCTGCAATAGGATGGGCAATCTCAGATCTGAAGGGAATAAGCCCAACTGTTTGTATGCACAAGATTATATTTGAAGAGAATTACAAGCCCTCTATTGAGCATCAAAGGCGATTGAACCCAGCCATGAAAGAAGTGGTGAGGGCAGAAGTATTGAAGCTATTGAATGCTGGGATTACTTATGCTATTTCGGATAGTAGTTGGGTTAGTCCTGTGCAAGTTGTACAAAAGAAAGGGGGGATGACAGTGATCAAGAATGAAGCCAATGAATTGATTCCGACAAGAACAGTGATGGGGTGGAgagtttgtattgattaccgAAAGTTGAACAAGGCTACTagaaaagatcattttccacttcCATTTATCGATCAAATGCTTGACTGTTTAGCTGGCTATACACATTATTGCTTCTTCGACAGTTATTCAGACTATAATCAAATAGCGATCGCCCCTGAAAATCAAGAGGATGCAATATTCCGGAGAATACAGAGGGGCCAATGAATATGGATGTTCCTTTGGCTATTGATGGTCCAGTTGATCTTAATATGCAATACCCGCATGACATGATGCACTATATTGTTCAACAAAACACAATAACTCATAATTATTTGGCTGTTCGGGGGGAATATGAGCATAATCCGGTTGATCAGCTAAATTTGTTGGTGGCTCAGTGGACATTGAACAGAggacaaaataattattttgcttATCCTCCTCCGTTTCATGGGATGcaagaaccaccaccaccacctcctcctTATTAGCGAGCATTGACTGTTTGTAagtttccttccttttctttgtagttaaacattggggacaatgtttgatTTATGTTTGGGGAGGGACTTTAcgaatgtttttttttattttattttcattttgtcAATATGTGATTAGAGTCGAGTTGTTGTGAGTCGTGTTTGAatcaaatcaataataaaagttaAGGATACGTAATGAATGCTATGTACATAAAGTTAGGAAATAAAACTACTTTACATCTGTGTGCTTGATTTTTCTGCTGCAAAGGATTGAACTTTTTGCCATGATTGTTAAATTCGTGCTAATTGATTGTGTTATGCATGTTAAATGGGATTTGTGGAAAATTTTGGTTGATTGCTCTAGAATTTGTGTTACTTGTTATTTGAGACGAAATCATAGATAATGTGTGCTTAAGAAGAAGATGTAGGCAATTTTGTTTGGTccgtttgagcctttctagccaaCCCGAGAAAAAATTTGTATCTTTAGTCACCCTAATTGAGCCTAGGTCTATTTGTTGTTTGAAACCCCAAATTGTTGAAACTTAACAAAAATCTTATCAAATATCCTAACCAAAATAATATCATGAGCATACAAATATAATTTGGGATGAGATTTTGTAATGGAAAGCATTTTGGGTTTTCAAGAgaggaaaagatgaatgagagaaagtttcttcttgaaagagaaaaagaaaaaaaaaattatcatggaGATACACTCCCTTAAGGAAATATATTCTATACACAAAGTTTGGGGGAATgagctttgaaaaaaaaaagatatgaaaaagaaatatatgtaaaataaataaagaagaaaaaaaaaagaaatatatatatctcATTCATGTCAAGGTTGTTCAATGTGGGTGTTGGGGATTTATGTGTACATAGTTGTTTGAGAGGTTAGTATGCTTATGGTATTAGTGCCTAAATGACTTTCTTATCTACCTTACCTAAGCCATACATTGTAAGCcattaaagtcctattgattcttaagcATGtgttgtttacattagtggagaataatgagTAATGCAAACTTATGGAATAATATTGATTGTCGTATGACTGTGAAAATTTTATGTGCATAACTATGTTAATTGCTTGAGTTTTAATCATTATGGTGAATAAGTTAAAGGATGTGAATGATGATTTGTTGATTATGGCAGTGGTTGAGATTGAAAATCTGGATTGTGTTGTTGGGAAATTTCTAAAGCTTTATGTAAGCATGGTATTCAAGAAATTGAAGCTTGAATGTTATTGTTGGTTTGATTCGTGTTGTGTGAGTGTGTTTAGTTGTCTATGGTTAGTTGTTGTTTAGTGTATGTTTTTAGTcgttactcgagggcgagtaaatgtcaagtttgggggagtttgataagtgaattttagattcacttattagtgtcattttatatctaatATTGTAGGCGTCTAGgttgttttgtttggttttacGCTTGTGTTGTATGTGTAGGTTCCAAGGAGAACTGGTGCGAAGTTCGTACAAAACGGGAGTGAAAcggagaaaaaaatgaaaaaattgtgAAATAGGGCTGCAACACCTTGTTCTAGCGCTGCAGCCCTATCCTAAAGAAGCAGCGTTCTAGAATTCGCCCAGGCGTTGCAGCTCCATCATCAAGGGATGCAGTGCAATTTCTAACTTGAATTAGGGATGCAGCGCCTGACTGTTACAGAGAGCACGTATTTGGCCTTCTAGTGGCGCAACAGCGCCTGTTCGAGGGGCAACAACGCCTGGATCCGTACGAAAAGTTTAAGTTACAAATTTTGAAGGGCAAAAGAGGTCTTTTTGAAGGGATATAAAAGGAAAAGCATAATTAGGGTTCTAATGACGTTTTGGAGGAGATTAGACCTGGGGATTACATGCTTGGAAAGGAAAAAGGAGGATAGAATTCATCAACATCACCATCATTACATCTAGTTTCTTTCTTCCtccttttattttagtttttaattatgaacaactacatTGAGATTGTGTTTAAGTTTGTAATGCAAAACTAAACTCCTTTTGTGCTAGAGTATTAGATAGatctattttgattattgaattaaggtttttattat
This genomic interval from Humulus lupulus chromosome 8, drHumLupu1.1, whole genome shotgun sequence contains the following:
- the LOC133796238 gene encoding uncharacterized protein LOC133796238: MARKFLIKFFPPSKSTQLRSDIGQFRQLEQEPFYEAWERFKDLLQRCSKHGYQNWMQVQIFYKGLNAPTRTIVDAAAGGTLLAKTADEAFTLMEEMATNSYQWPNERSDPRKVAGLYEVDQKTAMYAQIAALQTQMVALSAQNNPTVMQRVAAATTMQRQDMSPEQAQFMANCSFTNNYRSNNMPNYYHPGLRNHENFSYANNKNVLQPPPGFNSQQQQEKKQSLEGILGTFIMESNKMFGKNEARLDNIETHMTNMGASMKKIEIQVGQLAIAVNSNQKGSFPSDTVVNPKESCQVVSLRSGKVLDEGNVQECSKEKVEPVVREVDKEEQAKKQSGSDKTGMKKDSLPMYQPPIPYPQRFQKKKLDEQFAKFLEIFKRIHINIPFADALEQMPNYVKFMKEVMSKKRRLADFETVKLTEECSAILQKKLPQKVKDPDSFTIPFIIGGSSFDKALCDLGASINLMPLSVFKKLGVGEVRPTTITLQLADRSS